Proteins encoded by one window of Geobacter sp. DSM 9736:
- a CDS encoding YraN family protein, which yields MTEASRSLALGARGEQLAAAYLKGKKFVILERNYRCKGGEVDIIARDGRTVVFVEVKTRRNHAFGLPQEAVTLFKQRQISKAALVWLSQHRQLEAPARFDVVAVVLGDNEVPDIDHIKNAFDLAF from the coding sequence GTGACTGAAGCGTCCCGCTCTCTGGCTCTGGGCGCCCGTGGCGAACAGCTCGCTGCGGCTTACCTGAAGGGAAAGAAATTTGTCATCCTGGAAAGAAACTATCGCTGCAAGGGGGGTGAGGTTGATATTATCGCCCGGGATGGTAGAACGGTTGTCTTTGTGGAAGTCAAAACAAGACGAAACCACGCCTTCGGCTTGCCCCAGGAGGCGGTAACCCTATTCAAGCAGCGACAAATTTCGAAGGCGGCACTTGTATGGCTGTCACAGCACCGGCAGCTTGAAGCCCCCGCCCGGTTCGATGTTGTCGCAGTCGTCCTCGGCGACAATGAGGTACCCGACATCGACCACATTAAGAACGCCTTCGACCTTGCTTTCTGA
- a CDS encoding cytochrome C produces MLIFLSALFVHQALAQKESHKDYGSMKIVECNDCHKSEGVSPNHDADWMRSHRILSSKAGANCAQCHSQGYCLDCHFGGGIDVDLRTQNYGRDYIPKSHRSDFVSIHPIKALSNPQTCYRCHDQQFCNECHSRFPRGSFRIKSHLRSGNTQAFIWSSEHASEARRNLQFCQSCHPEGDVCIRCHGSRSKGGSGISPHPKNFKGRNILDRSDRACSRCHELR; encoded by the coding sequence ATGCTGATCTTTCTGTCGGCTCTCTTTGTTCATCAGGCACTCGCCCAAAAAGAGTCTCACAAGGACTATGGCTCTATGAAGATTGTTGAATGCAATGATTGTCATAAATCCGAAGGGGTAAGCCCCAATCACGATGCTGACTGGATGAGGAGCCACCGGATTCTATCTAGCAAGGCCGGAGCAAACTGTGCTCAGTGCCACAGTCAGGGATACTGCCTCGACTGCCATTTCGGGGGAGGGATCGATGTGGATCTCAGGACGCAGAATTACGGGCGAGATTACATTCCCAAAAGCCACCGGAGCGATTTCGTCAGCATTCACCCAATAAAGGCTTTGAGTAATCCACAGACTTGCTACCGCTGTCATGATCAGCAATTTTGCAACGAATGTCACAGCCGATTCCCCAGAGGCTCTTTCAGGATTAAGTCACATTTGCGGAGCGGGAACACACAAGCGTTTATTTGGAGCAGCGAACACGCCTCCGAGGCGCGTCGTAACCTCCAATTCTGCCAGTCATGTCATCCTGAGGGGGATGTGTGCATAAGGTGTCATGGTTCCAGATCGAAAGGGGGATCAGGGATTAGTCCGCATCCTAAGAATTTCAAAGGAAGAAACATTCTTGATCGAAGCGACAGGGCCTGTAGCCGCTGCCATGAACTCAGATAA
- a CDS encoding DUF2795 domain-containing protein: protein MATSRNVGRGGGHSPANVTKHLKGINFPANKQDLIKHAKHEGADQEVLQELQGFEDREYGNMADVMKSFGKGHTSSPRTKSTSTQSRQSKRA, encoded by the coding sequence ATGGCAACCAGTCGCAATGTCGGGCGCGGTGGCGGGCATTCACCGGCCAACGTGACTAAACATCTCAAAGGCATAAACTTCCCGGCGAACAAGCAGGATCTAATAAAGCACGCGAAGCATGAGGGGGCAGACCAGGAGGTCTTGCAGGAGCTTCAGGGGTTTGAAGACCGGGAATACGGTAACATGGCAGATGTAATGAAAAGCTTTGGGAAAGGGCATACATCTTCGCCCCGGACCAAATCTACGAGTACTCAGAGCAGGCAGAGCAAACGCGCGTAA
- a CDS encoding ribonuclease HII, with the protein MDLFGELQPQSRWEFELLARRMGYRLVAGIDEAGRGPLAGPVVAAAVILPDGEDFSGVDDSKKLSASARERLYDLIYEKALAIGVGISDHQVIDRINILQATLSAMREAVGSLCRPADYLLIDGTSGIPVSIPQRTIKKGDSASISIAAASIIAKVTRDRMMTAYEDVYPGYGFREHKGYACATHLAAIAGLGPSPIHRKTFRGVREHVQEEE; encoded by the coding sequence ATGGACCTCTTCGGTGAACTGCAGCCGCAGTCACGATGGGAATTCGAACTGCTCGCCAGGCGGATGGGTTACAGGTTGGTTGCAGGTATCGATGAAGCAGGACGCGGTCCGCTGGCCGGTCCCGTCGTGGCTGCTGCCGTTATCCTTCCTGATGGAGAGGATTTCTCTGGAGTCGATGACTCTAAGAAACTTTCCGCCTCAGCCCGTGAACGCCTTTATGACCTCATTTACGAGAAAGCGCTGGCCATAGGTGTCGGCATCAGTGACCATCAGGTCATAGACCGGATCAACATTCTTCAGGCCACACTGTCTGCAATGAGGGAAGCTGTTGGTTCTCTATGCAGGCCAGCGGATTACCTCCTGATCGACGGCACCTCCGGGATTCCGGTTTCGATTCCACAGCGCACGATAAAAAAGGGCGATAGCGCCAGCATTTCAATCGCGGCCGCTTCCATCATTGCCAAAGTCACCCGGGACCGGATGATGACAGCCTACGAGGATGTGTACCCGGGTTACGGATTCAGGGAACATAAAGGATATGCCTGCGCGACGCATCTTGCAGCCATTGCCGGTCTCGGTCCTTCACCCATTCATCGCAAGACGTTTCGCGGAGTACGTGAACATGTGCAGGAGGAGGAGTGA
- a CDS encoding NAD+ synthase → MSALIVNAGLLRTMLVGFVKEEVEKVGLRRVVLGLSGGIDSALVAYLAAEALGPRNVFAYCMPYRTSNPESEQHARLVAEQLGINYQVIEITQMIDAYFAYFPDAGNLRRGNKMARERMTILFDHSAAHGGLVLGTSNKTELLLGYGTLYGDMASALNPIGDIYKTQVWQLSEELGVPREVIEKKPSADLWAGQTDEQELGFTYRQVDELLYHMVDLRYSREELLAHGFESDFISKIYRMVQNSHFKRRMPIIAKVSNRTIDRDFRYSRDWGK, encoded by the coding sequence ATGTCGGCACTGATCGTCAATGCGGGACTCCTGAGGACCATGCTCGTCGGGTTCGTGAAGGAAGAGGTGGAGAAGGTCGGCCTTCGGCGTGTGGTGCTGGGCCTTTCGGGTGGAATTGATTCGGCTCTCGTGGCTTATCTGGCCGCTGAAGCGTTGGGTCCCCGGAATGTCTTCGCATACTGCATGCCGTATCGCACGAGCAACCCCGAAAGCGAGCAGCATGCACGTCTTGTTGCGGAGCAACTGGGAATCAACTATCAGGTGATCGAAATTACACAGATGATCGATGCCTATTTTGCCTACTTCCCCGACGCCGGGAACCTGCGGCGCGGGAACAAGATGGCTCGCGAGCGTATGACGATCCTGTTTGACCATTCGGCCGCTCACGGCGGCCTCGTCCTTGGCACGAGCAACAAGACGGAGTTGCTGCTCGGGTACGGTACGCTCTACGGAGACATGGCGAGCGCCCTGAATCCTATCGGCGACATATACAAGACACAGGTCTGGCAGCTTTCGGAAGAACTGGGGGTTCCCCGGGAGGTTATCGAAAAGAAGCCTTCGGCCGACTTGTGGGCGGGGCAGACCGACGAACAGGAACTTGGCTTTACCTATCGCCAGGTGGATGAGCTTCTGTATCACATGGTGGACCTTCGTTACAGCCGGGAAGAACTGCTCGCACACGGTTTCGAATCGGATTTCATAAGCAAGATTTACAGGATGGTTCAAAACTCCCACTTCAAGCGCCGGATGCCTATCATCGCCAAAGTCTCCAACCGCACCATCGACCGCGACTTCCGCTACTCGCGCGACTGGGGGAAGTAG
- a CDS encoding C40 family peptidase, with amino-acid sequence MHRCIRLIIICMLVVSFPSLVLAAKTHKVRKNESLYSLARKYHVSVSDLKSANNLVSKRIKAGQVLVIPPRAAEERSVADQKSLTYKVKKGDNLTKIARKTGVSVAELRRLNDLGKKKVKQGQVLALREAEPAGEAPRKVTRKIYLKNSDLFSEKDYEQSLAELTEPDPDDQQVVLKKDLELKTDNVKLLKTTAYGFLGTRYRFGGNTRSGLDCSAFVQQVFRELDVTLPRSAREQFEIGNRVLLGDLQKGDLVFFRTYAPYASHVGIYLGGNKMIHASSRDRRVVVSSIDTPYYRSRYMGAKRISKINPDEFRFDDLLIGVEEETEGDILQNDTLGLGASN; translated from the coding sequence ATGCATAGATGCATAAGATTGATTATTATATGCATGCTCGTCGTATCGTTTCCTTCCCTAGTCTTAGCCGCTAAAACCCACAAAGTCCGAAAAAACGAAAGCCTCTACTCCCTCGCCAGAAAATATCACGTCTCCGTCAGCGACCTCAAATCAGCCAACAACCTTGTCAGCAAGCGAATCAAAGCAGGCCAGGTGCTTGTCATCCCTCCCCGTGCTGCCGAGGAACGCTCAGTAGCGGATCAGAAATCTCTGACATACAAAGTCAAAAAAGGGGATAATCTGACCAAAATTGCGAGGAAGACAGGGGTATCGGTTGCAGAACTCAGACGGCTGAATGACTTGGGCAAAAAGAAGGTAAAGCAGGGACAGGTGCTTGCACTGAGGGAGGCGGAGCCTGCCGGAGAAGCACCCCGTAAGGTGACGAGAAAGATTTACCTGAAGAACAGCGACCTCTTCAGTGAAAAAGACTATGAGCAGAGCCTTGCCGAGCTGACCGAGCCCGATCCTGATGATCAGCAGGTGGTGCTTAAGAAGGACCTGGAACTGAAGACGGACAACGTGAAGCTGCTCAAGACCACGGCATATGGTTTTCTGGGCACACGGTACAGATTCGGAGGCAATACCAGAAGTGGTCTCGATTGTTCCGCCTTCGTTCAGCAGGTCTTCCGCGAACTGGATGTGACGCTGCCCCGTTCTGCAAGGGAGCAATTCGAAATAGGCAACAGGGTCCTGCTGGGTGACCTGCAGAAGGGGGATCTTGTTTTCTTCCGTACCTATGCTCCTTACGCCTCCCATGTCGGAATATATCTGGGAGGAAACAAGATGATTCATGCCTCCTCACGCGACCGTCGCGTTGTAGTATCTTCCATCGACACTCCTTACTACCGTTCCAGGTATATGGGGGCAAAGAGGATCAGCAAGATAAATCCCGATGAATTCAGGTTCGACGACCTGCTGATTGGCGTGGAAGAGGAGACTGAGGGGGATATCCTCCAGAACGATACTCTGGGTCTTGGGGCAAGTAACTAG
- a CDS encoding cytochrome C, which yields MRKLLFAGMLLMMTVLYVNQATAQKQPHKEYADSKITDCNSCHKSEGVSPNHDSDWIRSHRSLASKAGNNCGQCHQQSFCLDCHQGGGIEADLSVSNFGRDYIPKSHRSDFITIHPIKALDNPQTCYRCHDQKFCNACHDRFPKGNMRIKSHMMNGLNNQAYSQNAVITLEHAREARRNLQSCQSCHPQGDVCIQCHAQGRTNPHPKNWKSISGNFKNKAGSKVCVKCHTTY from the coding sequence GTGAGGAAACTGTTGTTTGCAGGCATGCTGCTGATGATGACCGTCCTTTACGTCAATCAGGCGACGGCCCAGAAGCAGCCACACAAGGAATACGCGGACTCTAAAATAACTGATTGCAACAGCTGCCACAAGTCGGAAGGCGTTTCGCCCAATCACGATTCCGACTGGATTCGCAGCCATCGCTCCCTTGCCAGCAAAGCCGGCAATAACTGCGGTCAGTGCCATCAACAGTCATTCTGTCTCGATTGTCATCAGGGGGGTGGAATCGAAGCCGACCTGAGCGTCAGCAACTTCGGCAGGGATTATATCCCGAAGAGCCATCGAAGTGATTTCATCACAATTCACCCGATAAAGGCACTCGACAATCCGCAGACCTGCTACCGCTGCCATGACCAGAAGTTCTGCAACGCCTGTCATGACCGCTTCCCGAAAGGGAACATGCGTATCAAGTCGCACATGATGAACGGGCTTAACAACCAGGCATACAGTCAAAATGCCGTTATCACACTTGAACACGCTCGCGAAGCCAGGCGCAACCTGCAGTCATGCCAGAGCTGTCACCCACAAGGCGATGTTTGCATCCAGTGCCATGCGCAAGGGAGAACCAATCCGCATCCGAAGAACTGGAAGTCCATAAGTGGAAATTTCAAAAACAAAGCAGGTAGCAAGGTCTGCGTTAAATGCCACACGACCTACTAA
- a CDS encoding DUF2383 domain-containing protein, translated as MDRKDLLDQLQNLIKLDIDAIHAYDQAIKHIDQPIIKENLVRFQADHRRHVDHLSAKVRELGETPPAFAPDFKGFFIEGFTALRSLTGTKGALEAMETNERLTNSRYEKASAMDAPSDISILVQEYWADEKRHLAFIREALNSGEFK; from the coding sequence ATGGATCGAAAGGATTTGCTTGACCAACTTCAGAACCTGATAAAGCTGGACATCGATGCAATTCATGCTTACGACCAGGCAATAAAGCACATCGACCAGCCTATAATCAAAGAGAACCTGGTACGTTTTCAGGCTGATCATCGTCGGCATGTCGACCACCTTTCAGCAAAGGTGCGGGAACTTGGAGAAACTCCGCCGGCATTTGCGCCTGACTTCAAAGGTTTCTTTATCGAGGGTTTTACCGCACTTCGCAGCTTGACCGGCACCAAGGGTGCCCTTGAGGCTATGGAAACCAACGAGCGTCTTACGAATTCACGTTACGAAAAAGCATCCGCAATGGATGCCCCCAGCGACATTTCAATTCTTGTACAGGAATATTGGGCAGATGAGAAACGTCACCTGGCCTTCATCCGTGAAGCACTCAACAGCGGCGAGTTTAAATAA
- the ubiE gene encoding bifunctional demethylmenaquinone methyltransferase/2-methoxy-6-polyprenyl-1,4-benzoquinol methylase UbiE, whose product MYKLSEKGERIQQMFDSIAPRYDFLNRLLSFGIDRRWRRFAVRQIQWHEGARALDIATGTGDVALEIASQTPSSVTIVGADFSREMVELGKEKVRNSPHAARISFEIAPCESLPFADGSFDAVTIAFGIRNVVDRPAGLREMYRVLRDGGRAVILEFSTPRSKLFKSIYYFYFLKVLPVIGGAFSKFSAYKYLPDSVLEFPSQDRFKALMTDAGFRTVRHIDLTFGIATIYIGDK is encoded by the coding sequence ATGTACAAGCTTTCGGAAAAGGGGGAGCGGATCCAGCAGATGTTCGACAGCATCGCTCCCCGCTACGATTTCCTGAATCGTCTGCTCAGCTTCGGTATTGACAGGAGATGGCGCCGGTTCGCTGTCCGGCAGATCCAGTGGCATGAAGGGGCGAGAGCACTGGATATCGCGACCGGCACCGGTGATGTCGCCTTGGAAATAGCCTCGCAGACACCTTCATCGGTAACCATAGTCGGTGCGGATTTCTCCCGCGAAATGGTGGAACTTGGAAAGGAGAAGGTCCGGAACTCTCCCCACGCGGCGAGAATCAGCTTCGAAATCGCCCCGTGCGAGTCGCTCCCTTTTGCAGACGGAAGCTTCGATGCAGTGACCATTGCGTTCGGCATCCGCAACGTCGTTGACCGACCCGCAGGTCTGCGCGAGATGTACCGGGTTCTGCGGGATGGAGGACGTGCCGTTATACTCGAATTCTCAACGCCTCGTTCAAAACTCTTCAAATCGATCTACTACTTTTACTTCCTCAAGGTTTTGCCGGTTATTGGGGGAGCCTTTTCCAAATTCAGCGCCTATAAATACCTCCCCGACTCTGTCCTCGAATTCCCCTCACAGGATCGATTTAAAGCCCTTATGACAGATGCCGGATTCCGCACCGTGCGGCATATTGATTTAACCTTTGGCATCGCCACTATCTACATCGGCGATAAATAG
- the rsmI gene encoding 16S rRNA (cytidine(1402)-2'-O)-methyltransferase gives MPGTLYIVATPIGNLEDITYRAIRILREADLIAAEDTRHSRKLLAHYGISRPLTSYFDHNKTLKGDYILDRLREGLSVALISDAGTPCISDPGYQLVRDAVEAQIPVVPVPGACAAIAALSAAGLPTDAFVFEGFLPNRRSRRREKLAAVAGERRVLIFYESPNRLADTLLDLFELYGDRQAVVARELTKIHEEFARGTISTLRERFQKGTVRGEVVLLVMPAEEAAPAEGPAVADLLLRYIETEGLSVKDAVRRVALETGSPRSEVYDEALRMKQER, from the coding sequence ATGCCCGGTACCCTCTATATCGTTGCTACCCCGATCGGTAATCTCGAAGATATTACGTATCGCGCCATACGCATTCTGCGGGAAGCTGACCTCATAGCAGCCGAAGATACCCGCCACTCCCGTAAGCTCCTCGCCCACTATGGCATTTCCCGGCCCCTTACATCATATTTCGACCATAACAAGACATTAAAGGGGGACTACATCCTCGACCGGTTGAGGGAAGGGCTGTCGGTCGCCCTCATCTCCGATGCCGGAACCCCCTGTATCTCCGACCCAGGCTACCAGTTGGTCCGGGATGCGGTAGAAGCACAGATTCCTGTGGTGCCGGTTCCCGGTGCCTGTGCCGCCATCGCCGCGCTGTCCGCGGCAGGTCTTCCGACCGATGCCTTCGTCTTCGAAGGGTTCCTTCCCAACCGGCGAAGCAGGCGCCGCGAAAAGCTCGCCGCCGTTGCGGGTGAGCGCCGCGTCCTAATCTTCTACGAATCTCCAAACCGTCTTGCGGACACGCTTCTAGATCTGTTTGAGCTGTACGGAGACCGGCAGGCGGTTGTTGCCCGTGAGCTGACCAAGATCCACGAGGAGTTTGCGCGAGGTACGATCTCCACCTTACGTGAGCGTTTTCAGAAAGGGACGGTGAGGGGAGAGGTGGTGCTCCTCGTAATGCCCGCAGAGGAAGCGGCCCCCGCCGAGGGGCCAGCGGTTGCGGACCTGCTCCTCCGGTACATCGAGACGGAAGGGCTGTCGGTTAAAGATGCCGTGCGGCGGGTTGCCCTCGAAACGGGGAGCCCGCGAAGCGAGGTTTATGACGAGGCGCTCAGAATGAAGCAAGAACGTTGA
- a CDS encoding cytochrome c3 family protein: protein MMKSRLSMYWLVVSFLAIAGCGSDNREVGDGGTESFRASAACIGCHGNNKISPVTGVQIADEWRASAHNTKNGASCADCHKPMGHPNGGTITNNPNDTVCAECHTVTSLGTPHFSTFTTARQPQFVSAQDAQQCRVCHNPHDTSSVIQVNRDFTDSGHGDINSPAFTDNVNWPTRNPCVRCHTSTGYVTYVNSGGVTISTFTGRNEILGCKTCHTDYSWERRPVGAVTNPRYANVTSIHYPDARESNICLTCHVGREAGASIRQSPGFLNFTGTTNFINSHYLTAGGIIYAASGYEYAGRSYNNPPFYQHDQVGMTTGDGPCVGCHMKTTTSHEFLPVQKDANGVVTSVLSTACAECHGAGNPTPAELESEKAGLAAATEALKARLAVLNIHFFDSNPYFFTQPNGAGTRVTKWAKFSPANFDTGRNTMGAAFNLNMVLHDPGAYAHNRFYIKRLIYDSLDWSNNGILDNDVEAAINASSLTAAQKTAAINYLLSAPGGSRP from the coding sequence ATGATGAAAAGTCGCCTTAGTATGTATTGGCTTGTTGTTTCCTTTCTGGCCATAGCCGGTTGTGGCAGTGACAACAGGGAAGTTGGGGACGGAGGAACCGAGTCGTTCCGAGCTTCAGCAGCCTGCATCGGTTGTCACGGCAACAACAAAATTTCGCCGGTAACCGGAGTGCAGATTGCCGATGAATGGAGAGCCTCTGCCCACAATACCAAAAACGGTGCCAGTTGCGCCGACTGCCATAAGCCGATGGGACATCCCAACGGTGGCACTATTACGAACAACCCGAACGACACTGTTTGCGCTGAGTGTCATACCGTCACAAGTCTTGGCACTCCGCACTTCTCGACCTTCACGACGGCCAGGCAGCCCCAGTTCGTCAGTGCCCAGGACGCTCAACAATGCCGTGTCTGCCACAACCCCCACGACACAAGCTCCGTGATCCAGGTAAATAGAGATTTTACCGATTCAGGCCACGGTGATATAAACAGCCCGGCGTTCACGGACAACGTTAACTGGCCCACTAGGAATCCGTGTGTCCGCTGCCATACGAGCACAGGATATGTCACCTATGTCAATTCCGGCGGGGTCACGATCTCCACTTTTACGGGCCGAAACGAAATTCTTGGTTGCAAGACCTGCCACACGGATTACAGCTGGGAGCGGAGACCCGTCGGTGCGGTTACTAACCCCCGATACGCCAATGTCACGTCTATCCATTATCCCGATGCACGTGAATCAAACATATGTCTGACCTGTCATGTGGGGCGTGAGGCGGGAGCGTCGATCAGGCAAAGCCCCGGATTCCTGAATTTCACCGGCACTACTAACTTTATAAACTCCCACTACCTTACTGCCGGTGGCATTATCTATGCGGCTAGCGGTTACGAATATGCCGGTCGCAGTTATAACAATCCCCCCTTCTACCAGCATGATCAGGTCGGGATGACGACCGGCGATGGTCCATGTGTCGGCTGTCATATGAAAACCACGACGAGTCACGAATTTCTCCCTGTCCAGAAAGACGCTAACGGCGTCGTAACGTCGGTTCTCAGTACGGCCTGTGCCGAGTGCCATGGTGCAGGCAACCCAACTCCTGCCGAACTTGAATCAGAGAAGGCCGGCCTTGCTGCGGCTACCGAAGCGCTTAAAGCTAGGTTGGCAGTCCTAAATATCCACTTTTTTGATTCAAATCCCTACTTCTTTACTCAACCGAACGGGGCGGGTACTCGGGTTACAAAGTGGGCCAAGTTCTCTCCGGCTAATTTCGATACCGGAAGGAACACTATGGGGGCAGCTTTCAACCTCAATATGGTGCTTCATGATCCAGGAGCTTACGCACACAACCGCTTCTACATTAAGCGACTAATCTACGATTCTTTAGACTGGTCCAATAACGGTATACTCGACAACGATGTCGAAGCGGCCATCAACGCTTCGTCTCTGACTGCTGCCCAGAAGACAGCAGCCATCAACTACCTGCTGAGTGCTCCGGGTGGTAGCCGTCCATGA
- a CDS encoding nitrilase-related carbon-nitrogen hydrolase gives MDFSVALAQIKPKLGCVADNLALVEAAVDRGIAEGANLIVFPELALTGYFLKDLVPEVAVSLQSQEVNRLRQLSRHISIACGIVEASADYRFFNSALYLEEGDVRYCHRKVYLPTYGLFDEQRYLARGERLRAFDTRFGRLGMLICEDMWHISAPYILAMDGAASLLCLSSSPARGISGDESLGSASAWQKLNSTTAMFLNCRVFYCNRVGYEDGVSFWGGSEIVGPGGSVKARAGMFEEDFLVGRADPGELRRERIFSPMMRDENLTITIKELSRIETERGA, from the coding sequence ATGGATTTTTCCGTCGCCCTGGCGCAGATAAAGCCGAAGCTAGGATGTGTGGCAGACAACCTGGCTTTAGTAGAGGCTGCTGTCGACCGGGGAATCGCCGAGGGAGCCAATCTGATTGTTTTCCCGGAACTCGCCCTTACAGGATATTTTCTGAAGGATCTCGTGCCGGAAGTCGCAGTTTCTCTCCAGTCTCAGGAGGTGAATCGACTTAGGCAGCTTTCACGGCACATTTCCATAGCTTGCGGGATAGTTGAAGCGTCAGCGGATTACCGTTTCTTCAATTCAGCACTCTATCTGGAGGAGGGGGATGTCCGCTACTGCCATCGGAAGGTCTATCTGCCTACTTATGGACTCTTCGACGAGCAGCGCTATTTGGCCCGCGGAGAGCGACTCCGTGCCTTCGATACGCGATTCGGCCGGCTGGGAATGCTGATATGCGAAGATATGTGGCACATTTCGGCTCCCTACATACTGGCGATGGATGGCGCCGCCAGCCTCCTGTGCCTCTCCAGCAGCCCTGCGAGAGGAATTTCCGGGGATGAATCTCTAGGTTCCGCATCTGCATGGCAGAAACTTAACTCAACGACTGCTATGTTCCTCAACTGCCGTGTGTTTTACTGTAACAGGGTAGGCTATGAGGATGGAGTGAGTTTCTGGGGTGGCTCCGAAATCGTGGGCCCCGGAGGATCCGTTAAGGCTCGCGCCGGGATGTTCGAGGAGGACTTCCTTGTCGGTCGGGCAGATCCCGGCGAGTTGCGACGGGAGCGGATTTTTTCGCCGATGATGCGCGACGAGAACCTGACGATCACTATCAAGGAACTGAGCCGTATCGAGACGGAGAGGGGAGCCTGA
- the cdaA gene encoding diadenylate cyclase CdaA: protein MSPAIRPQDIADIIIMSFLVYLLYTWFRNTRALQVVIGLLVLGLIYVVTKNLGLLMTSWVFQELGTVLFVLIIVIFQTEIRQALYRFSLLSNLFERPGNGGRLDFMALSTEIFSLASVRTGALLVFQRRDHLDEYLLHGVPLDSVVTPQLLGTIFRNGTPLHDGAAVIADGRITQASCHLPLSVKAEFPHHYGTRHRAAIGITERSDAVVVVVSEERGEVSLAVEGELQPVHTAEQLSEKLVMLLALPAPEAVSVSVRERLLRDPLPKLSIVLLVIICWAVITARQGGIVSMTIPIKFHNLPDNLAFMTSTPEEVEVRLKFFSSLIDSPKHLDLVADVNLARVKEGANHVPIHGEDIKLPLGVTLTEIRPGAVKVITDRKVRRDLPVRLKTRGKLPSNFHLKKVRIEPAKVTLEGPAHFFRQVSAVDTEELNIENFIGDSRVEVGLVPPSPQVRILRQAPVLVRVSAAKR from the coding sequence GTGTCTCCCGCCATTCGTCCACAGGATATCGCAGACATCATTATCATGAGCTTTCTGGTGTATCTTCTCTACACCTGGTTCAGGAACACGCGCGCGCTCCAGGTAGTCATCGGTCTTCTTGTCCTCGGGCTGATATACGTCGTGACCAAGAATCTTGGCCTTTTGATGACGAGCTGGGTCTTTCAGGAGCTCGGGACGGTTCTGTTCGTCCTCATAATTGTGATTTTTCAGACCGAAATCCGGCAGGCGCTATACCGATTCAGCCTTCTCAGCAACCTGTTCGAACGGCCCGGAAATGGCGGGCGCCTCGATTTCATGGCTTTGTCGACCGAAATTTTCTCCCTCGCATCTGTAAGGACCGGTGCGCTCCTTGTGTTTCAGCGCCGGGACCACCTGGATGAATATCTCCTCCACGGGGTGCCCCTGGACAGTGTCGTCACACCTCAGCTTCTCGGCACTATTTTCAGAAATGGTACGCCTCTTCATGACGGGGCGGCCGTCATAGCGGATGGAAGGATAACGCAGGCGTCATGCCATCTGCCTCTTTCGGTCAAGGCGGAATTTCCACATCATTACGGAACGAGGCATCGGGCGGCGATCGGCATTACTGAGCGTTCGGATGCCGTCGTGGTTGTCGTGTCCGAGGAGCGGGGTGAGGTCTCGCTTGCTGTAGAAGGGGAGCTGCAGCCTGTGCATACCGCCGAACAGTTGAGCGAGAAGCTGGTCATGCTGCTTGCTCTCCCCGCCCCCGAGGCCGTCAGTGTGTCGGTGCGGGAGAGGCTGCTGCGCGATCCTCTGCCGAAGCTTTCAATCGTGCTTCTGGTGATAATCTGCTGGGCGGTTATAACGGCTCGTCAGGGTGGTATCGTCTCTATGACAATACCTATCAAATTTCACAACCTTCCTGACAATCTCGCCTTCATGACGAGCACACCTGAAGAGGTGGAGGTGAGGCTGAAGTTCTTTTCGAGCCTGATCGACTCCCCCAAGCATCTTGATCTGGTGGCTGATGTCAATCTGGCGAGAGTCAAGGAGGGGGCGAATCATGTCCCTATACACGGAGAAGACATAAAACTGCCGTTGGGGGTGACCCTCACGGAAATACGTCCAGGGGCAGTGAAGGTGATCACTGACAGAAAGGTCCGCCGGGATTTGCCGGTCCGGCTGAAAACCAGAGGGAAGTTGCCTTCCAACTTTCACTTGAAGAAGGTTCGCATCGAGCCTGCGAAGGTGACTTTGGAAGGGCCGGCGCATTTTTTTCGTCAAGTCTCGGCGGTTGATACCGAAGAGCTGAATATTGAGAATTTTATCGGAGATTCTCGGGTGGAGGTCGGGCTGGTTCCACCCTCTCCGCAGGTCCGAATACTTCGACAGGCCCCGGTCCTGGTTCGGGTTTCGGCAGCGAAACGCTGA